The genomic segment TCGCGGCGGCCAGGTCACTTATCTGTCTGTCATTCCTCAGGTTCAGGGCCAAGACCTCCGTCTCCagaaaaattcattaattttcttttgtctggCCTTGTAGATGACACGGCCTGTTGGGCTAAGTAGCCAGAAACCCTGGGGCCTCTGGCCTCAGCTCAGTTCTTACAAGTCCACAGAGACCGACCTTCCGTCCTCCGTGGTCTCCCTGCCGTGGCATCCTTTTACAGTCCGCTTGTGCGCGTTTTGGTCATAAGCAGCCATGTGTCCTTCCTCGGTGGGGAGAGTCCAACTGGGGCAGTGATGTTCAGGCACTTGTCTCTGGTTTGCAAACAGATGCCATTGACAGCCACAGATCACTTCAGGACAAGCATGGCCTCAGCGGCAAGAGGGAGCTCCAGCCGGAAGACGGAGCAAGGCCAGGTGAGGTGATTTCAATACATGCAGGTCTCCCTGGGCACGCCTGAGCCcggagcaggggctgggggcactTGCCTCTGGTTTGCAAACAGATGCCAAATCCTCCTGGGCCCACGTGGCAGTGGGGGATTGGGCCCCAGCCACGTTACAGCTGCGGCCTGAGGCTGGCCTGGTGGCTTGGCTGCATGTGTCAACTGCCAGAAACCCAGAGGGGGCACAGCCCTTGGGTTCAGGGCCTCAGGAGGATATGGTGGCAATGCCTTCCTGCCACTCGGTCAGGGTCGGCATGGTGACCTCTGGGGCTGGTCCCCGCAGAGCGCCCCCGGGGCAGGTATCAACGCTGGCCTTTCTGTTCTCCAGGCAGCTCTGACAGACCTCTGGCAGAGGGCAGTGTTGTGCGCATGATTGTCGACTTTCTGACCTTCTTGCACCTGAAAGGTATGTGAAACATTACCAATTAAAAATCTCACCTCTCAGAGCCCAGGACACACAGAAAGCCTGTCAAGAAAGGACTCCATAGCATCCTACTGGCAGGTAACCGGTCACCAGCGCACATACCTAGCCTCCGCTGCTGGCTGGGTCTGTGAGGCATGCAGCCAGTGACAGAAGGGCTGGTATTCTGCTCGTTCCACACTGTCCCTGGAAAGGGTCATCAGACCAGCCCTGGGACCAGTTCACTCCACTGGACCCATACTTCCTGACATGGTAGCAACTGCTCTACCTTTTAGGGCCACATTGTCCCACAGGCCAGCCTTTTATAGGCCATCTTAAACCACTTCTTCTAAGTGTGGTGAGTTAACGTGCCCATATAAGGAGCAGCTTTTCTCTCTGCAGCCTTCTTGCAGGGCAGCCCACATCTAAATCTGACAGCTCTTCATCCTGGAGCCTCACCTAGTGTCTCCTGCTGATGTCACGGCCCGGGTCCACCCTAGCCCTTCCACCCATTACTCTGTCATCCAGGCAACAGAGAGTCTCTCTGAGTCAGATAGTCACACAAGTCGAAGCAGCCCCCGGGGAGGGCTCCGGAACAGAGGTGCTGGTGCTCTGGGGGTTCCGCGTGTGTGGTGAGGGGGCCGCTTTGACCTGGAGGGACTGTGCTGGGTCCTGTCCGCTCTGACTGCACTGCCTTAGTTGAAGGGCTTCAGGTGGAtgtgaagagggagggagaaaggaggggtgTGAGGCCTGCTGCCTGTTCCTTAGGGCCATCCCGGGCAGGCGCCCAAGGAGGGACTTGGGATCGCCAGACCAGGTCAGAGAGCCTGAGCCCAGCGGAGCCTCCGGGAAGGCCGCAGCGGAGATGCACCGGTGGCTTTCCCAGCAAAGCGCAGAGCGACTCTCTCAGGGTTTTTCAGTTTGTCTTGAATTttgtgacatggagcatctttcattAGGAGATTCTAGTTTTTATTACTCCAACAGGAATACACTTCTTTAAAGCATGACCCTCAAAGTTGGACAGTTTCAAAAGCATGCTAAGTAAGAGAGTAAAACCGTTAAAAGGGGAGCAATAGGAAATGTGCCTGATGTTGGATTTGATCCTGTGAGGATCTCTGCAGAGACCGCGTGGCCCTGAGCCAGAACCCGGGTGCAGACGGTGAGGGCTCCTCCCTGACTGCCATGCCCCCCTGCAGAGGCCGGGGCCCTGGAGCGCCTGCCCGAGCTGCTGTCTGCCGTCTCCCCAGAAGACCTGAGCAGCCCCGAGGAAGCTGTCCAGGCATAGCCCTCCCAGTGCCGTCCTCGGAGCCAGCTTTGGAGTGATGGATGACCTCATGCCAATCGCCCTGAGTAGCCCGTCCCATCCTCTGGGCTGCGCTGCTGCGTCGTGATCATTTAAGATGTTTTTCCTTTGGTGATTATTTTACTTTGAGTGGCAAAATAAAGGCTAGCAACTGCTTTCAATTGTTTTCTTCCATGAGTCTGCCACCAGtgtgttttaaaagataaagctTGATTATAATCATGTGCATTAGATCAGCTTTAAAGCCACATTCTACTGTCCGGAGGAGCGTCTCTGCGACGCTGTCTCATCACTGCGTGTCCAGAGAGTGTTGCTATTGCTATCTTAATATCGTGCTTCATAATTTATGAAGCTAAGTCTGATACTGAGACTAGCaaacacaaagcagagccccTGCCCCCCATGGAGCTGACATTCCAGGGAGATGGGAACAAAAAGCCCAAAGCACCCTAAAcataatagatgaagaaattacTTTGTGTTTTATCAAGGAGGCAAGTGCCAGGAGAACAGCCAGCTTGGTGGGATGCACAGGGCACGGCACTGGACTGGGCAGGGCGGGCAAACGGTGGCACGTGGGGATCCACTGCCGACATGGCAGAGATGGGCGGGTGTTTGGAGCAGAAATACAAAGGTCAGACcagaggacccagaggacaggggagggggACAAGGCTTTCTGTCCCTTAGCCGTGACAGAAGGCTTTTGCGGGTCTGCCGAGGGGATGCGAGCCAGGGTGGTGTGCACCTTTCAGGGCTGCGGCTCTGTCCCCAGCCGCACAGCAGCATCTTGGGGCCCAGGCAGTCCAGATTGCAGGGTTGGGAGGCCCACCAAGTTCGATCCCTGTCCCCAGGTGACTGTGTGACAACTGCCAAAGACCTGCTGTGGAAAAAAGCAGATGTACCCCCTGGGGGGGTCCTGAGCCCTGGGGGGGTGGGAGAGCCTGAGCCCTGGGGGTATGCCTGGGGGTGCCTGATCCCTGGGGAGTCCTGGGGGTCCTGAACCTGGGGGGGTCCTGTGCCCTGGTGTGGGCCTGGGGGGTCCTGAGCCCTGGGGGGGTCCTGTGCCCTGGAGGGGCCTGAGCCCTGGGGGGTTCCTGTGCCCTGGGGGGATCCTGAGCTCTGGGGGAGCCTCAGCCCTGAGGGGGGCCTAGGGGGTCCTGAGCCCTGGGGGTATGCCTGGGGGTGCCTGAGCCCTGGGGAGTCCTGGGGGTCCTGAGCCCTGGGGGGTTCCTGTGCCCTGGGGGGGTCCTGAGCCCTTGCTCCCTGGTCCACTCCTGACTCTGGTGGTTCCCCAGATGGCTCCAAGTCTCCGCGTTCCTTGGGCCCCAGGCCTCCCGCCCCTCCCTCTGGGCTGCCACGCTCAGGCCCTGCCTGCTCGCTAGGACCAGCCGCTCCTCAGTGTGGCTGATGCAGGAGCCCTGGGTGGGCCTGACCCTGTGCCCCTTACTCATGAGGGTCCCGGGACAGCCTCTGCTGCCGGCAGGCCCCACCCGCCGCCTGTTTTCCAGCCTCCCTCCTCACGGCCcagccttcctgcctgcctccctctggcCTTGCCCCCTTCTAGCCAGTGGCCCTGAACACCCCTGCCCTGTGGGCTCCTTGGACCCCAAGTACCCCCCCAACCCCTCCTGGCCTGGCCTCACTCACATATCCCACCCTATGCCTGGCAAACTCCTACACATCCCACAGGGGCCCTTCTGGGGTTTTCTTCTCAAGAACACACCTCCcgctcacccttcccaccccgaGCTCGGCATCCCCCTGATCAGAGCGCTCCTCACTCTAGCCCTGTCTTCGTGTGTCCCCCTCACTCCACTGTAGCGCCCCCAAGAAACAAGCCTGCTTGCGGATCTGGCCACACGGTTCCAGCGCAGCACCTGGCACGCAGGAGAGCCTTGTAAACGCGTGCTTCCCGAGCACAGGAGTGACCTGCCAGGGCGGCCCGGCCTCGGGCCCCGGACCCCACCTGCAGccgcccacctcctcctccaaaCCCTTCCCTCCTCTTCGAGATAAATGCGGAGGGGGGGCGGACAGCAGCTGGACGGCGAGGAaggggctggggcccaggagcGGCGGTGGCGCTTAGGCGAGGTGACGGCTCTCAGGGTGGTTCTACAGAAGAGACGCTACTTCCCCGAGAACACGTCTGGAGCTGGCAGCAGCCATGCGGATGATCAGTTGCCAAAAATAGCCGtggtttcaagaaaaaaaagctcGCCATCCACCAGTGCAGACGGTCCTGAGGACCATCTAGACGACCAGCAGGCTGTGGGAAAGGCGCTGCGGCCGCTCACCCAGGCGGCGTCCGTCCCCACCCAGCAGCGAGCTCCTAGAGCTGACCAGCGCCCACGCCCGGCGTCAGGGCTGCAGGGCAGCGCTGCCCCGTCGGAGAGAGGGAGGGTCTTGCTCCAAGGCCCCTCGAGGAAGGAGCTCAGGCCgtcagagaggaggcagagaggccggGGGCTGAGGAGGCCCTGCTTCAGGGCAGGCCGGCGGCTGGCAGACCGCTCTCCAGCACAGCCCGTcagcttttgttttaaatacactgcaaaaaaaaaatgagtctgaTGGTCTGTTTTAGCCTGGATGTTACCCTGCTTtgtccatgataaaaactcagaagGCTCTGGAAGGCAGAGAGCTTGAGGACCTTCGATCCAACTTGAAAAAGTTCGCTGATTTCTGCTTTCAGGGAGGTGGAGTCGATTCGGCCCTCTGGCTTCTGCAGGCAAAGCCCCGGGCCTCGTGATAAAACACGCGTCAGCCTCCGCAAGGCCACGGGGCTGGCCGGCTGGGCACCAGGGACCTGGGACTGGACGGTGTGAGCCCTGcggttttccttttccttcttaacAAAGAGGTCAGTTCTCTCCAAGCTGATACGCGGGATTAACAAGATTCCTATCGAGGAAGAAGAGTTTACAAGCTAAAGACttgggagaaaacatttaaaactacAAACCCACCCGAGATTGTTCCCTAAAGCATAGAAACGGCTGTCAAAATGGGCAGCTTCCGGGTGCTGGTGCAGGGCCTGTAGGGATCAAGAGCTTCAGAACCAAGATAAGCGAGCCAGCAGGTTTCTGCCGGTATTTTGCAGTGAGAAGGCTCTGTCCTAAGGATGGTGACTCTGTCCCCATGCTTTCTGTACTGGTTACAAGACTGTGGTTAAGTGACAGGAAAGAAAAGTCCCAGCACATGTGGCGTAGGAAATGCATATTTGGTTTCTGCCCCGTTTCCTGACGCCATGTGGATAAagggaaggttcctgtggccaggattcccacctggccctggtccgCTAGCCCTGCCCACATgcgtgggcaatacattgttattgactctatataaagagccctgcccagtgctctgggcgacatggtggcatggctgcaaggctgcagcagagcagagactggagtggtggcagcaccgagggcagagactgagacggctgcaggggtggagaggcccagaggcagagaccggcttgctgcacacagactcactctgagtggagaGGATTctggtgactgacctgccaccgtgggaatagagttgggtataaccctttcaccccaagaacatttcactGTTATatttttcggtctcactgaatccctgGTGAACTtgtcaggggctgaaacccatcggcaagacaCCATCCACGTGCCAATGCCAGCTGCCTGGGGACAGACGCTCGGTGCTGTGGGCCTTCTGCACCTTGCCCAGGGGCTTCATGTGGCTGCTCGTTCATGTCCTTCTCTATCCTCTCCAGTGAACTGGGAAACTAAGCAGAGGGTTTCCCTGAGTTCCCTGGGCCATTAgggcaaattatcaaacctgagaaGGGGGGTCCTAGAAAGCCAATTGCAGTCAAGTCAGACATAAGTTTGGGTAGCCTGGGGACACTGCTTGCATTTGGTGTCTGAAGTTGGGGCCGTCtggtaggactgagcccttatgCCTGTGTCATCTGACACTAACTCCAGGcagttagtgtcagaactgaaccAAATAATAGGCGACTCAGTTGGTGTCCAGAGAGCTGGAGAATTGGTGGAGGGAAACGCCACATGTTGGTGTCAGAGGTGCTCCTAATAGAGAAACAGTTTACTTTTAGCATGTGTCATTTTCATGAGTTTTTCTCAGATTCTTGAAAAGACGTGTTAAGTGGCATTTCtggacaaacagaaaaaaaccaaCAGAGATTCTAACCTTGATCACAAAGGTGGCCAAGTTATTAAGGAGATACAGGTGGTTTACTCTGCACGGCCACTCCTGCAAATAGGGACAGGCTATTTCAATTTTTGTGTAGTTTTAAAATAGTATTGGTTCTCTACCAGAAACAAGAGCCTGGGTTTGCTGTCTTTTCAGTCATCCTGTGTCACGCTGCCTCTGAGCATTACAGCGGCTTCCACACAGCACTCCTCCGGCCTTTACTTCTCATACTGAATTCTCTAAAGTCTTAGAGACATACTGAACTCTGCAGGTGGGAAACCGTGTAGGAGTCATGCCTCCACAGGTGAGCTAGTGCCCTGACTCAGACCGAGCCCAGAACACACAGCCGCCTCCAGCACGAGGTGGGTGCACGGGCTCTGAGGCTGCCGCGCAGGCTCCCTCTGGTCTTCCTCCGGGCTCTGCAGGTGGGCTACACCCGCTGCCCTTCCTGGGTAGCTGTTTGCCCCAGAACAGTGCTGGAGGGCGCTGCTCTCGTCTGTCCCTCCACGCCTGCTCCAGCAGCTCCTGTGCACTAGAAATGTGCCTGGTGtgaactgagatgtgctgtgaGTGTCAAATACACCAATGTCAAACATTTGGTTCATACAAAAGAATGTGAAAGTGCTCAGTCATTTTGACTGCATGTTGAAATGATAGTGTTTCAGGTATACTGTTAGATAAATGA from the Manis javanica isolate MJ-LG chromosome 11, MJ_LKY, whole genome shotgun sequence genome contains:
- the GAL gene encoding galanin peptides isoform X1 — its product is MPRRCALLLASLLLAAALSATPALGSPAKEKRGWTLNSAGYLLGPHAIDSHRSLQDKHGLSGKRELQPEDGARPGSSDRPLAEGSVVRMIVDFLTFLHLKEAGALERLPELLSAVSPEDLSSPEEAVQA
- the GAL gene encoding galanin peptides isoform X2, producing MCPQSHLRASGYTAKEKRGWTLNSAGYLLGPHAIDSHRSLQDKHGLSGKRELQPEDGARPGSSDRPLAEGSVVRMIVDFLTFLHLKEAGALERLPELLSAVSPEDLSSPEEAVQA